In Musa acuminata AAA Group cultivar baxijiao chromosome BXJ3-11, Cavendish_Baxijiao_AAA, whole genome shotgun sequence, one DNA window encodes the following:
- the LOC135653251 gene encoding myb family transcription factor PHL11-like isoform X5, which translates to MGTNGLMFYHLKSHLQKYRLGKQTRRETSQEAKKNGSNSSKTNCSSTTNSDVSRTDGVGEILLGEALRYQIEVQRKLQEQLVVQKKLQMRIEALGKCL; encoded by the exons ATGGGCACGAATGGGTTGATGTTTTACCATCTCAAGAGTCATCTTCAG AAGTACAGACTCGGAAAGCAAACCAGAAGGGAGACAAGCCAGGAAGCAAAGAAAAATG GAAGCAATTCAAGCAAGACTAATTGTTCCTCTACCACCAACAGTGACGTCTCTAGAACAGACGGTGTCGG AGAAATACTTCTTGGAGAGGCGTTGCGCTATCAGATCGAAGTGCAGAGGAAACTACAGGAGCAACTCGTG GTACAGAAGAAATTGCAAATGAGAATCGAGGCTCTGGGGAAGTGCTTGTAA
- the LOC135653251 gene encoding myb family transcription factor PHL11-like isoform X6, which produces MGTNGLMFYHLKSHLQKYRLGKQTRRETSQEAKKNGSNSSKTNCSSTTNSDVSRTDGVGEILLGEALRYQIEVQRKLQEQLVKKLQMRIEALGKCL; this is translated from the exons ATGGGCACGAATGGGTTGATGTTTTACCATCTCAAGAGTCATCTTCAG AAGTACAGACTCGGAAAGCAAACCAGAAGGGAGACAAGCCAGGAAGCAAAGAAAAATG GAAGCAATTCAAGCAAGACTAATTGTTCCTCTACCACCAACAGTGACGTCTCTAGAACAGACGGTGTCGG AGAAATACTTCTTGGAGAGGCGTTGCGCTATCAGATCGAAGTGCAGAGGAAACTACAGGAGCAACTCGTG AAGAAATTGCAAATGAGAATCGAGGCTCTGGGGAAGTGCTTGTAA
- the LOC135652331 gene encoding probable CCR4-associated factor 1 homolog 11: MSSQRGGGGGGGGRQHLVVRSVWAWNLEYEFSIIASLVDRFSYVAFDTEFPGFLYRTRRPHRLLPPRLRYAFLKANVDKMELVQLGLTLFDAFGDLPDIGTGGRVGFVWEFNFREFDVRRDPHAPDSVDLLRSSGIDFDRLPLYGIDSGQFAAHLYRSGLVAHCRFCRPHSTRWIAFHSCYDFAYLIKVLGFGGPLPDTLEEFLGLVNLLFGETVDLKHMMRGCKGLSGGLEKAASTLGVPRQAGKSHQAGSDSLVTCQVYLKMKQRFFDDQDAKVACHRGIIYGLQAC, encoded by the coding sequence ATGTCTTcgcaacgaggaggaggaggaggaggaggagggcggcaaCATTTGGTGGTGCGCTCGGTTTGGGCGTGGAACTTGGAGTACGAGTTCTCCATCATTGCTTCCCTCGTGGATCGCTTCTCTTACGTCGCCTTCGACACGGAGTTTCCCGGCTTCCTCTACAGAACTCGGAGGCCACACCGTCTTCTCCCGCCCAGACTGCGCTACGCCTTCCTCAAGGCCAACGTCGACAAGATGGAGCTCGTCCAACTCGGCCTCACCCTCTTCGACGCCTTCGGCGACCTCCCCGACATCGGCACCGGCGGCAGGGTCGGGTTCGTGTGGGAGTTCAACTTCCGGGAATTCGATGTCCGACGCGACCCCCACGCGCCGGACTCCGTCGACCTGCTCCGTTCCAGTGGCATCGACTTCGACCGGCTCCCCCTCTACGGCATTGACTCCGGCCAGTTCGCCGCCCACCTCTATCGTTCCGGCCTCGTCGCTCATTGCCGTTTCTGCCGCCCGCACTCCACTCGATGGATCGCCTTTCACAGCTGCTACGACTTCGCCTATCTCATCAAGGTGCTGGGGTTCGGCGGGCCTCTGCCCGACACCCTGGAAGAGTTCCTCGGCCTGGTGAACTTGCTCTTCGGAGAGACTGTGGATCTCAAGCACATGATGCGCGGCTGCAAGGGTCTCTCCGGCGGGCTGGAGAAAGCGGCGAGTACCCTCGGGGTGCCACGCCAAGCTGGGAAGTCGCATCAAGCTGGATCAGATAGCTTGGTGACCTGCCAAGTCTATCTGAAGATGAAGCAGAGGTTCTTCGACGACCAAGACGCCAAGGTGGCCTGCCATCGCGGCATCATCTACGGCCTACAAGCCTGCTGA
- the LOC135653183 gene encoding uncharacterized protein LOC135653183 isoform X1: MGDPGAASRRKNRLPKGGSESSDLHAAARNGDLTTVESICNANPLAVNARDRHSRTPSTDSESKPEGRQARKQRKMEAIQARLIVPLPPTVTSLEQTVSAMQRNTSWRGVALSDRSAEETAGATRGTEEIANENRGSGEVLVSNTGESSEDLCFDMNGSSGSLEATRAQLTDFDLPLSGLTENVGRVCEEKHSELREVR; encoded by the exons ATGGGAGACCCCGGAGCGGCATCGAGGAGGAAGAACCGATTACCGAAGGGGGGCAGCGAATCTTCCGATCTCCACGCCGCCGCGAGGAACGGGGACCTCACCACGGTCGAGTCCATCTGCAACGCTAATCCCCTCGCCGTCAATGCTCGAGATCGCCATTCCCGGACACC AAGTACAGACTCGGAAAGCAAACCAGAAGGGAGACAAGCCAGGAAGCAAAGAAAAATG GAAGCAATTCAAGCAAGACTAATTGTTCCTCTACCACCAACAGTGACGTCTCTAGAACAGACGGTGTCGG CCATGCAGAGAAATACTTCTTGGAGAGGCGTTGCGCTATCAGATCGAAGTGCAGAGGAAACTGCAGGAGCAACTCGTG GTACAGAAGAAATTGCAAATGAGAATCGAGGCTCTGGGGAAGTGCTTGTAAGCAATACGGGAGAAAGCTCAGAAGATCTTTGTTTCGACATGAATGGCTCGTCAGGCAGTTTGGAAGCCACCAGAGCCCAGCTTACGGATTTCGACCTGCCACTATCAGGCTTGACGGAGAACGTCGGTCGGGTTTGCGAAGAGAAGCACTCGGAGCTGAGAGAAGTGCGGTAA
- the LOC135653183 gene encoding uncharacterized protein LOC135653183 isoform X2 has translation MGDPGAASRRKNRLPKGGSESSDLHAAARNGDLTTVESICNANPLAVNARDRHSRTPSTDSESKPEGRQARKQRKMEAIQARLIVPLPPTVTSLEQTVSAMQRNTSWRGVALSDRSAEETAGATREEIANENRGSGEVLVSNTGESSEDLCFDMNGSSGSLEATRAQLTDFDLPLSGLTENVGRVCEEKHSELREVR, from the exons ATGGGAGACCCCGGAGCGGCATCGAGGAGGAAGAACCGATTACCGAAGGGGGGCAGCGAATCTTCCGATCTCCACGCCGCCGCGAGGAACGGGGACCTCACCACGGTCGAGTCCATCTGCAACGCTAATCCCCTCGCCGTCAATGCTCGAGATCGCCATTCCCGGACACC AAGTACAGACTCGGAAAGCAAACCAGAAGGGAGACAAGCCAGGAAGCAAAGAAAAATG GAAGCAATTCAAGCAAGACTAATTGTTCCTCTACCACCAACAGTGACGTCTCTAGAACAGACGGTGTCGG CCATGCAGAGAAATACTTCTTGGAGAGGCGTTGCGCTATCAGATCGAAGTGCAGAGGAAACTGCAGGAGCAACTCGTG AAGAAATTGCAAATGAGAATCGAGGCTCTGGGGAAGTGCTTGTAAGCAATACGGGAGAAAGCTCAGAAGATCTTTGTTTCGACATGAATGGCTCGTCAGGCAGTTTGGAAGCCACCAGAGCCCAGCTTACGGATTTCGACCTGCCACTATCAGGCTTGACGGAGAACGTCGGTCGGGTTTGCGAAGAGAAGCACTCGGAGCTGAGAGAAGTGCGGTAA
- the LOC135653183 gene encoding uncharacterized protein LOC135653183 isoform X3 → MGDPGAASRRKNRLPKGGSESSDLHAAARNGDLTTVESICNANPLAVNARDRHSRTPSTDSESKPEGRQARKQRKMEAIQARLIVPLPPTVTSLEQTVSEKYFLERRCAIRSKCRGNCRSNSWYRRNCK, encoded by the exons ATGGGAGACCCCGGAGCGGCATCGAGGAGGAAGAACCGATTACCGAAGGGGGGCAGCGAATCTTCCGATCTCCACGCCGCCGCGAGGAACGGGGACCTCACCACGGTCGAGTCCATCTGCAACGCTAATCCCCTCGCCGTCAATGCTCGAGATCGCCATTCCCGGACACC AAGTACAGACTCGGAAAGCAAACCAGAAGGGAGACAAGCCAGGAAGCAAAGAAAAATG GAAGCAATTCAAGCAAGACTAATTGTTCCTCTACCACCAACAGTGACGTCTCTAGAACAGACGGTGTCGG AGAAATACTTCTTGGAGAGGCGTTGCGCTATCAGATCGAAGTGCAGAGGAAACTGCAGGAGCAACTCGTG GTACAGAAGAAATTGCAAATGA
- the LOC135653182 gene encoding probable CCR4-associated factor 1 homolog 11, producing MSSQRGGGGRQHLVVRSVWAWNLEYEFSIIASLVDRFSYVAFDTEFPGFLYRTRRPHRLLPPRLRYAFLKANVDKMELVQLGLTLFDAFGDLPDIGTGGRVGFVWEFNFREFDVRRDPHAPDSVDLLRSSGIDFDRLPLYGIDSGQFAAHLYRSGLVAHCRFCRPHSTRWIAFHSCYDFAYLIKVLGFGGPLPDTLEEFLGLVNLLFGETVDLKHMMRGCKGLSGGLEKAASTLGVPRQAGKSHQAGSDSLVTCQVYLKMKQRFFDDQDAKVACHRGIIYGLQAC from the coding sequence ATGTCTTcgcaacgaggaggaggagggcggcaaCATTTGGTGGTGCGCTCGGTTTGGGCGTGGAACTTGGAGTACGAGTTCTCCATCATTGCTTCCCTCGTGGATCGCTTCTCTTACGTCGCCTTCGACACGGAGTTTCCCGGCTTCCTCTACAGAACTCGGAGGCCACACCGTCTTCTCCCGCCCAGACTGCGCTACGCCTTCCTCAAGGCCAACGTCGACAAGATGGAGCTCGTCCAACTCGGCCTCACCCTCTTCGACGCCTTCGGCGACCTCCCCGACATCGGCACCGGCGGCAGGGTCGGGTTCGTGTGGGAGTTCAACTTCCGGGAATTCGATGTCCGACGCGACCCCCACGCGCCGGACTCCGTCGACCTGCTCCGTTCCAGTGGCATCGACTTCGACCGGCTCCCCCTCTACGGCATTGACTCCGGCCAGTTCGCCGCCCACCTCTATCGTTCCGGCCTCGTCGCTCATTGCCGTTTCTGCCGCCCGCACTCCACTCGATGGATCGCCTTTCACAGCTGCTACGACTTCGCCTATCTCATCAAGGTGCTGGGGTTCGGCGGGCCTCTGCCCGACACCCTGGAAGAGTTCCTCGGCCTGGTGAACTTGCTCTTCGGAGAGACTGTGGATCTCAAGCACATGATGCGCGGCTGCAAGGGTCTCTCCGGCGGGCTGGAGAAAGCGGCGAGTACCCTCGGGGTGCCACGCCAAGCTGGGAAGTCGCATCAAGCTGGATCAGATAGCTTGGTGACCTGCCAAGTCTATCTGAAGATGAAGCAGAGGTTCTTCGACGACCAAGACGCCAAGGTGGCCTGCCATCGCGGCATCATCTACGGCCTACAAGCCTGCTGA
- the LOC103970543 gene encoding uncharacterized protein LOC103970543: MGDPGAASRRKNRLPKGGSESSDLHAAARNGDLTTVESICNANPLAVNARDRHSRTPLHLAAWSGQTEVVRFLCKNKADVGAAAMDDTAAIHFAAQKGHLEIIRILLSSGVSVRAANRKGLTPLHYAVQGSHPELFKYLIRKGASLTAKTKAGQTPMDLASTEEVRALLVECKQSLTKDDKSTTIMEVGDSVSKEDIEAKNGGSIPEESANVNEEGTDTKEKRRGEATADEDSSKPKKAKVSLDHLLAENDVLDEDEE; encoded by the exons ATGGGAGACCCCGGAGCGGCATCGAGGAGGAAGAACCGATTACCGAAGGGGGGCAGCGAATCTTCCGATCTCCACGCCGCCGCGAGGAACGGGGACCTCACCACGGTCGAGTCCATCTGCAACGCTAATCCCCTCGCCGTCAATGCTCGAGATCGCCATTCCCGGACACC ACTGCATCTAGCTGCTTGGTCTGGGCAGACCGAAGTAGTAAGATTTCTCTGCAAGAATAAGGCTGACGTCGGAGCTGCTGCTATGGATGATACGGCTGCGATCCATTTTGCTGCTCAGAAAGGTCATCTAGAGATAATTAGGATCCTATTATCCTCTGGTGTCTCTGTCAGGGCGGCTAACAGGAAAGGTTTGACCCCTCTGCACTATGCTGTCCAAGGATCCCATCCAGAGCTCTTCAAGTATCTCATTAGAAAAGGTGCAAGCCTTACCGCCAAGACAAAGGCCGGGCAAACACCTATGGACCTTGCGAGCACCGAGGAAGTCCGCGCTCTTCTCGTCGAGTGCAAACAATCTTTGACCAAAGATGATAAATCTACTACGATCATGGAGGTTGGTGACTCGGTTTCAAAGGAGGATATTGAAGCAAAAAATGGAGGCTCCATTCCTGAAGAGTCAGCTAATGTCAATGAAGAAGGCACGGATACTAAGGAAAAGAGAAGAGGTGAGGCAACGGCTGATGAGGACTCATCAAAACCGAAAAAGGCTAAGGTTTCCCTTGATCACCTTCTGGCTGAAAATGATGTCTTAGATGAGGATGAAGAATAG
- the LOC103970545 gene encoding uncharacterized protein LOC103970545, producing the protein MESGFSGISSESPCPEIFAQQDIQRCPFLRNINEPTNFSFSSVNFPVPVQGAKGPIFEDGPNFEMAFRLFHGQDGVVPLTGRSSERQEKLEPEFVDTFNPLAAKAATISLSAFGGPFGFDFFSKKWKMQNNRSSKQESASQKRGDSVHESRSNEWLETGQCPIAKSYRAVSGVLPLVAKVLKPPPGMKLRCPPVVVAARAALARTALVKNLRPQPLPAKMLAIAMLGMAANVPLGVWREHTTKFSPQWFAAVHAAVPFIAMLRKSVMMPKTAMAITIAASILGQTIGSRAERLRLKAVAVANAGDSKILQTRAVICAQKTGQCSSEVVWDPLSLKLEGADSSPASPRAAVCF; encoded by the exons ATGGAGTCTGGCTTCAGTGGAATATCAAGTGAATCACCGTGTCCTGAGATTTTTGCTCAGCAAGATATTCAAAGATGCCCATTCTTGAGAAATATCAATGAGCCTACCAACTTTTCCTTCTCATCTGTCAATTTTCCTGTCCCT GTGCAAGGGGCCAAGGGTCCAATCTTTGAAGATGGACCCAATTTTGAAATGGCATTTAGGCTTTTCCATGGGCAAGATGGAGTTGTTCCACTCACAGGAAGATCATCAGAACGTCAAGAGAAACTAGAACCTGAATTTGTTGATACATTTAATCCCTTAGCAGCAAAGGCAGCCACAATCAGTCTTTCAGCTTTTGGAGGACCTTTCGGCTTTGATTTTTTCTCCAAAAAGTGGAAGATGCAGAATAATAGATCCTCCAAGCAGGAATCAGCTTCTCAG aaACGAGGTGATTCGGTGCATGAGTCGCGAAGCAACGAGTGGCTGGAAACCGGGCAGTGCCCCATAGCGAAGTCATACAGGGCGGTTAGTGGGGTTCTTCCTCTGGTTGCAAAGGTTTTAAAGCCTCCACCAGGTATGAAACTAAGGTGTCCGCCTGTTGTGGTGGCTGCCCGTGCAGCACTGGCCCGAACAGCCTTGGTAAAGAACCTCCGGCCGCAACCTCTACCAGCCAAGATGCTAGCTATAGCCATGCTGGGCATGGCAGCAAATGTCCCGCTCGGGGTATGGAGGGAACACACAACAAAGTTCTCCCCGCAGTGGTTTGCAGCAGTTCACGCAGCCGTACCTTTCATTGCAATGCTTAGGAAGTCTGTGATGATGCCGAAGACAGCAATGGCAATTACGATAGCAGCATCAATCTTAGGTCAGACCATCGGATCAAGAGCTGAGCGGCTCCGGCTAAAGGCAGTTGCAGTGGCCAATGCAGGCGACTCCAAAATTCTTCAAACCAGAGCTGTTATATGTGCTCAAAAGACTGGGCAATGCAGCAGCGAAGTAGTTTGGGATCCCCTTTCTCTTAAGCTGGAGGGCGCAGACTCTTCCCCTGCTTCTCCGAGGGCTGCTGTATGCTTTTGA